A single window of Ananas comosus cultivar F153 linkage group 17, ASM154086v1, whole genome shotgun sequence DNA harbors:
- the LOC109722796 gene encoding pentatricopeptide repeat-containing protein ELI1, chloroplastic-like — translation MLAGLAKCGLFSEARDLFDEMPERNAASWNTVVDMCCKMGDLRAARNLFDEMPERNVVSWNAMICGYAKAGDPDSARELFDAMPRRDSVSWNAMIGCYVRNGRFPEALELFRSMQESNVKPDEVTVVAVLPACAHLGALDIGRWIHAYIRKQRIKMDVHVRTALVEMYGKCGSLEDAMRLFDHAAKKDVFLYNTIIEVLAMHGAVEKVFEVFDYMRSEGFDPNDVTFIALLRACNHVGLVETGLKYFHMMNTEFRLVPKVEHYGCAVDLLGRTGRLEEARELILGMPMVPPPVVWTSLLSACVIHGNHKLGEEVALHLIELEPRSCANYVMLANMYSKANRYEYAAKIRRMMKENGVVKKPGCSSIEIDNRVYEFFAGDRDHPRCKETYEMLDRMASRLKREGYKPCLLSALHDVDKSGKEQALLHHSEKLALAFGLISTNSGAAIRIAKNLRICEDCHLFMKLASNHYKRQVIVRDCNRFHHFNEGSCSCSDYW, via the coding sequence ATGCTCGCCGGCCTCGCGAAGTGCGGCCTCTTCTCCGAAGCCCGCGatctgttcgacgaaatgcccgaGCGGAACGCCGCCTCGTGGAACACCGTCGTCGACATGTGCTGCAAGATGGGCGACTTGCGCGCCGCGAGAaacctgttcgacgaaatgcccgaGAGAAATGTGGTCTCGTGGAACGCGATGATTTGCGGGTACGCGAAGGCCGGTGACCCTGACTCTGCCCGCGAGTTGTTCGATGCGATGCCGCGAAGAGATTCTGTTTCTTGGAACGCCATGATCGGTTGCTACGTCCGCAACGGGCGATTCCCAGAGGCACTGGAGTTGTTTAGGTCGATGCAGGAATCGAATGTCAAGCCCGATGAAGTAACCGTCGTTGCGGTACTCCCTGCTTGTGCTCATCTGGGTGCATTAGATATTGGGCGGTGGATTCATGCCTACATTCGAAAGCAGAGGATTAAGATGGACGTTCATGTAAGAACCGCGCTTGTTGAGATGTACGGTAAGTGCGGAAGCTTAGAGGATGCGATGAGGCTATTCGACCATGCGGCGAAGAAGGACGTGTTCCTGTATAACACGATTATCGAGGTTCTTGCGATGCATGGGGCGGTAGAGAAGGTTTTCGAGGTGTTTGATTATATGAGGAGTGAAGGGTTCGATCCGAATGATGTTACTTTTATCGCGCTCTTGAGGGCTTGCAATCACGTTGGATTGGTCGAAACCGGACTGAAGTACTTCCACATGATGAACACCGAGTTCCGATTGGTGCCGAAGGTTGAGCACTATGGGTGCGCTGTGGATTTGCTCGGTCGAACTGGGCGTTTGGAAGAAGCTCGTGAGCTGATCTTGGGAATGCCGATGGTGCCGCCTCCCGTAGTTTGGACATCTTTGCTTAGTGCTTGTGTGATACATGGAAATCATAAGCTAGGAGAGGAGGTGGCTCTCCATCTGATAGAGCTCGAACCACGGAGTTGCGCAAATTATGTAATGCTAGCGAATATGTACTCTAAAGCTAATAGGTATGAATATGCTGCGAAAATTAGGCGAATGATGAAGGAGAACGGTGTCGTAAAGAAGCCCGGTTGCAGCTCGATTGAGATCGATAACAGGGTTTACGAATTTTTCGCGGGAGATCGAGACCATCCTCGGTGCAAGGAGACATACGAGATGTTGGATCGAATGGCTTCGAGGTTAAAGAGGGAAGGATACAAGCCATGCCTTCTCTCTGCTTTGCATGATGTGGATAAGAGTGGAAAGGAACAAGCTTTGCTTCATCACAGTGAGAAGTTGGCGCTTGCATTCGGGTTGATCAGTACGAACAGCGGAGCCGCGATTAGAATCGCGAAGAACCTTCGCATTTGCGAGGATTGCCATTTGTTCATGAAGTTGGCATCGAATCACTACAAAAGGCAGGTTATAGTACGCGATTGCAATCGGTTTCACCACTTCAATGAAGGATCTTGTTCTTGCTCAGATTATTGGTGA